From Weissella confusa, a single genomic window includes:
- a CDS encoding lysophospholipid acyltransferase family protein: MFYTFIRYVAAGVVWLINGRYTLTGQDKLPQGNYILVGPHRTWWDPIFFALAAWPHKFSFMAKKELFKNPILRWILVHANAFSVDRENPGPSAIKIPVNNLKKTELGVIMFPSGSRHSQEMKGGAMMIAKLSGAPLVPMVYQGPVKFGDLFKRNNVKMAFGDPIYVDKKIKLTDETMAEFGDTLTNAFDKIDKSIDPTWVYIDPKPKTEQIESK; encoded by the coding sequence ATGTTCTATACATTTATTCGTTATGTCGCTGCCGGAGTGGTATGGCTAATTAACGGCCGTTACACGTTGACAGGTCAAGACAAACTACCTCAAGGCAATTATATTTTAGTTGGCCCACACCGCACTTGGTGGGACCCAATTTTCTTCGCTCTTGCTGCTTGGCCACACAAGTTTAGCTTCATGGCTAAGAAAGAGCTCTTCAAGAATCCTATTTTACGCTGGATTTTGGTTCACGCCAATGCTTTTTCCGTTGATCGTGAAAATCCAGGTCCATCAGCGATTAAGATTCCAGTGAACAACCTAAAGAAAACTGAACTTGGCGTTATCATGTTCCCATCAGGAAGCCGTCACTCACAAGAGATGAAGGGTGGCGCGATGATGATTGCAAAGTTGTCAGGTGCACCACTTGTGCCGATGGTTTACCAAGGACCCGTTAAGTTTGGCGACTTGTTCAAGCGTAACAACGTTAAAATGGCTTTCGGTGATCCAATCTACGTCGACAAGAAGATTAAGTTGACCGACGAAACAATGGCCGAATTTGGCGACACGTTGACTAATGCTTTCGATAAGATCGACAAGTCAATCGACCCAACTTGGGTATACATTGATCCCAAGCCCAAGACAGAACAAATTGAATCAAAGTAG
- a CDS encoding DUF896 domain-containing protein — protein MAETERMMAVRTRINELAAKAKTPEGLTDDEIAERAELRTEFLENFKAAFRSQVEMLQVFDENGNEVTPEKVKDIQRDKGLRDN, from the coding sequence ATGGCAGAAACAGAACGTATGATGGCTGTTCGTACCCGCATTAATGAATTGGCAGCCAAGGCGAAGACGCCTGAAGGATTGACTGACGATGAAATCGCAGAGCGTGCAGAATTGCGTACGGAGTTCTTGGAGAACTTCAAGGCTGCTTTCCGTTCACAAGTTGAAATGTTGCAAGTTTTCGATGAAAACGGTAATGAAGTTACACCTGAAAAGGTTAAGGACATTCAACGTGATAAGGGATTGCGTGATAACTAG
- a CDS encoding NlpC/P60 family protein, translated as MTLFKTKTKKALALIAAVVAGFTFAMGLDAGHSVSAAGQTGYIHDGSQYNGGYRWYEDGELYTGFRFYMGTYYWFVDGVRQNAGWREAWGLKYYTDNQGRAVQGNVVIDGTAYNFGDNGTYYLRGNGSGYLFDGSPANGGYRWYENGTVYTGFRFYMGTYYWFVNGVRQNAGWREAWGYKYYTDEQGRAVQGTRVIDGKSYFFGNDGTYYLRDDDAGARMIAEANHWLGIPYLYGGATQYGVDCSGFVYLVRQHAHLTDLGRTTNAQAAYLRSHGSQPKSASQVQPGDLLFWGSVGGEYHVGMYIGNGQMIDAPQPGMTTGVHQVWGQPLAYHTI; from the coding sequence ATGACATTGTTTAAAACGAAAACTAAAAAGGCATTGGCACTGATCGCAGCAGTCGTTGCCGGTTTCACGTTTGCGATGGGACTTGATGCTGGTCACTCAGTTTCAGCCGCCGGCCAAACGGGTTACATTCATGATGGGTCTCAGTATAATGGTGGTTATCGCTGGTACGAGGATGGTGAGCTTTACACAGGCTTCCGATTCTACATGGGAACATACTACTGGTTCGTTGACGGTGTCCGTCAAAATGCTGGTTGGCGTGAAGCTTGGGGATTGAAGTACTATACTGATAATCAAGGGCGCGCTGTTCAAGGTAATGTCGTAATTGACGGCACTGCTTACAACTTTGGAGACAACGGTACTTACTACTTGCGTGGTAACGGATCAGGTTACTTGTTCGATGGCTCGCCAGCAAACGGTGGTTACCGTTGGTATGAAAATGGAACTGTTTACACAGGCTTCCGATTCTACATGGGAACGTACTACTGGTTTGTTAACGGTGTTCGCCAAAACGCAGGATGGCGTGAGGCATGGGGATACAAGTATTATACTGACGAACAAGGACGTGCTGTTCAAGGAACACGCGTAATTGACGGTAAGTCATACTTCTTCGGTAATGATGGTACGTACTACTTGCGTGACGACGATGCCGGTGCTCGTATGATTGCGGAGGCCAACCACTGGCTTGGAATTCCTTACCTTTACGGTGGGGCAACGCAATACGGTGTTGACTGCTCAGGATTCGTTTACTTGGTTCGCCAACACGCGCACTTGACTGATTTGGGTCGCACGACGAATGCACAAGCTGCATACTTGCGTTCACACGGTTCACAACCAAAGTCAGCCTCACAAGTACAACCAGGTGACTTGTTGTTCTGGGGTTCAGTTGGTGGTGAGTACCACGTTGGTATGTACATTGGTAACGGTCAAATGATCGACGCACCACAACCTGGTATGACGACCGGTGTTCACCAAGTTTGGGGACAACCATTGGCTTACCACACTATCTAA
- a CDS encoding YneF family protein: MSTSIWILIVILAAVLGAVAGFFLARRSMQTYLKNNPPISEEMMKSMMASMGQKPSQKRLNQMMAQMKAQSSSKK; this comes from the coding sequence ATGAGCACTAGTATTTGGATTTTGATTGTCATCCTTGCCGCAGTCTTGGGTGCAGTTGCAGGTTTCTTCTTGGCACGTCGCTCAATGCAAACGTACTTGAAGAACAACCCACCTATCTCAGAAGAGATGATGAAGTCAATGATGGCTTCAATGGGTCAAAAGCCTTCTCAAAAGCGTTTGAACCAAATGATGGCTCAAATGAAGGCACAATCTTCTTCAAAGAAGTAA
- a CDS encoding DUF6020 family protein, whose protein sequence is MLPAVKVLPTEPVEALAVPSQQIAYTLIHNPKAYTKRDLTVLKKVADLGAMKQAYTDGAYDPVKHTFYYYPDGFWQKGKSYEQARQLLENAPIVKNKSEYFRVWFNGLIKSPTTYVQAYLLNYYHYFYFGDMKINLDLSYRGGFEDYENTTLFKGLDYRDSVGRKNLSNWSDVQRTVPILKTMLTTGFWGVTILLMLVLAVETKNKRAILLAALSLGSVGVGMLSPVDGYLRYVMPLMVSVPIILAILFQHKEES, encoded by the coding sequence ATGTTACCCGCAGTTAAAGTTCTTCCCACGGAGCCTGTCGAAGCATTGGCAGTTCCAAGTCAGCAAATTGCATATACATTAATTCATAATCCGAAGGCATATACTAAGCGGGATCTTACGGTATTGAAAAAAGTAGCGGATCTCGGTGCGATGAAACAAGCATACACCGATGGCGCATATGATCCTGTTAAGCATACGTTTTATTACTATCCAGATGGATTTTGGCAGAAAGGTAAAAGTTATGAACAGGCTCGGCAATTACTGGAGAATGCGCCTATTGTAAAAAATAAATCGGAGTACTTTCGAGTATGGTTTAATGGCTTGATAAAATCACCAACCACATATGTACAGGCCTACTTGCTTAACTATTATCATTACTTTTATTTTGGAGATATGAAAATTAATCTTGATTTGTCTTATCGAGGTGGATTTGAAGATTATGAAAATACTACCTTATTCAAGGGATTAGATTACAGAGATTCGGTAGGTCGCAAAAATTTGTCAAACTGGTCTGATGTACAACGAACAGTGCCGATTTTGAAGACTATGCTGACAACGGGATTTTGGGGAGTCACTATTTTATTGATGTTAGTTTTGGCTGTAGAAACGAAAAATAAACGCGCGATACTACTTGCGGCACTTTCGTTAGGTTCTGTCGGTGTTGGAATGTTATCACCGGTAGATGGTTATTTGCGTTATGTAATGCCACTTATGGTTTCTGTGCCAATCATTTTGGCGATTTTGTTCCAACACAAGGAAGAATCGTGA